One genomic region from Skermania piniformis encodes:
- a CDS encoding FAD-binding oxidoreductase, with protein sequence MDSRTISLVRTTFKAVVAEDDGPERLARSFYSILFTDYPGIRELFPAAMDAQRDRLLKAIAYVVDRLEEPDKLMPFLAQLGRDHRKYGTTDGHYIAVGNSLIKALRTFSGTEMWNDEVDAAWAEAIGVITETMLGAAKAETSPPVWSGRVVEHQEVLRNLAVIRLQMDQPMSYVAGQYVSVQIPARPRMWRYLSPATPANDRGEIEFHVRAISGGWVSPSIVGHTQIGETWLIGAPLGGLGVPRDPDRAMVMVGCGTGIAPLRAQLMFMATRRANPKVHLFIAGHHPCDLYELESLWQLSITNPWLTITAITESEDNPWWYMGADLGIPPGIELRVGQIGKIVAGYGAWPDRDIQIVGSAPVVQTTKFRMMAAGTPTENIRHDPLF encoded by the coding sequence ATGGATTCGAGAACCATCTCGCTCGTGAGAACGACCTTCAAAGCGGTCGTGGCCGAGGATGATGGACCCGAGCGGCTGGCGCGTTCGTTCTATTCGATCTTGTTTACTGATTACCCCGGTATCCGGGAACTTTTCCCCGCAGCGATGGATGCGCAACGGGATCGACTCCTCAAAGCTATTGCATATGTGGTCGACCGGTTGGAGGAACCGGACAAACTGATGCCGTTCCTCGCCCAACTCGGTCGAGATCACCGGAAATATGGGACGACCGACGGTCATTACATTGCCGTCGGGAACTCACTGATCAAGGCGCTGCGCACGTTCTCCGGTACGGAGATGTGGAACGACGAGGTCGACGCCGCGTGGGCCGAAGCGATCGGTGTGATCACCGAGACCATGTTGGGTGCGGCCAAGGCCGAAACCTCCCCACCGGTATGGTCCGGCCGGGTGGTCGAGCACCAGGAGGTGCTGCGCAATCTGGCGGTGATCCGGCTGCAGATGGATCAGCCGATGTCGTACGTCGCCGGCCAATATGTCAGCGTGCAAATTCCGGCCCGACCGCGAATGTGGCGCTATCTGTCGCCGGCCACCCCGGCGAACGATCGCGGCGAGATCGAGTTCCACGTCCGGGCCATCTCGGGCGGTTGGGTGAGCCCGTCGATCGTGGGGCACACCCAGATCGGCGAGACCTGGCTGATCGGTGCGCCGCTGGGTGGGCTGGGCGTCCCGCGCGACCCCGACCGGGCGATGGTGATGGTCGGTTGCGGCACCGGGATCGCGCCGCTGCGGGCCCAGTTGATGTTCATGGCGACGCGGCGGGCCAACCCGAAGGTGCACCTGTTCATCGCCGGTCACCACCCGTGCGATCTCTATGAGCTGGAGTCGCTCTGGCAGCTGTCGATCACCAATCCCTGGCTCACGATTACCGCGATCACCGAGTCGGAGGACAACCCGTGGTGGTACATGGGCGCCGATCTGGGTATTCCGCCGGGGATCGAGCTGCGGGTCGGCCAGATCGGGAAGATCGTCGCCGGCTACGGCGCATGGCCCGATCGAGACATCCAGATCGTCGGGTCCGCACCGGTCGTGCAGACGACCAAGTTCCGGATGATGGCGGCCGGGACACCGACCGAGAACATCCGCCACGATCCGCTCTTCTGA
- a CDS encoding sugar porter family MFS transporter has translation MSEQRPSGDRAAEGVSAEDDSAQDSGRGAVRVASVAALGGLLFGYDSSVINGAVSAIEDQFSVSSGVLGFAVASALLGAAAGAMTAGRLADRFGRLFVMRIAAVLFLISAIGTGFAPNLFLLIVFRIVGGFGVGLASVIAPAYIAEVSPARIRGRLGSLQQLAIVTGIFLSVLVDYLLARAAGGSREELWFGLEAWRWMFLAMSIPAITYGLLALTIPESPRYLVAKHRIAAARKVLTTVLGDKHVDITINRIETTLASEKPPSWRDTLKPGGHGLLPIVWVGILLSVFQQAVGINVIFYYSNVLWESVGFTEDDSFKITVFTSVVNIATTLVAIALVDRIGRRPLLLIGSAGMGVTLAVMALIFGTAPVVDGAPDLSEHWGGAAGPVALVAANLFVVAFGMSWGPVVWVLLGEMFPNRIRAAALSMAAAAQWIANWAITTSFPPLKALSLGLAYGMYATFAVLSFFFVSKWVFETKGRTLEDMQVHLGDTSATAR, from the coding sequence ATGAGCGAGCAACGGCCGAGCGGCGACCGAGCCGCCGAAGGCGTTAGCGCCGAAGACGATTCAGCGCAGGATTCCGGCCGCGGCGCGGTCCGGGTAGCCAGCGTCGCGGCGCTCGGCGGCCTGCTGTTCGGCTACGACAGTTCGGTGATCAACGGCGCGGTGTCGGCGATCGAGGACCAGTTCTCGGTGAGTTCCGGGGTGCTGGGCTTCGCGGTCGCGTCGGCCCTGCTCGGCGCGGCGGCCGGCGCGATGACCGCCGGCCGGCTGGCCGATCGGTTCGGCCGCCTGTTCGTCATGCGGATCGCCGCAGTGCTCTTCCTGATCAGCGCGATCGGAACCGGATTTGCGCCGAACTTGTTCCTGCTCATCGTCTTCCGAATTGTCGGCGGTTTCGGCGTCGGTCTCGCGTCGGTGATCGCGCCGGCCTACATCGCGGAGGTCTCACCGGCCCGGATCCGCGGCCGACTCGGCTCGTTGCAGCAGTTGGCGATCGTCACCGGCATCTTCTTGTCGGTGCTGGTGGATTATCTGCTCGCCCGCGCTGCCGGCGGCAGCCGGGAAGAGCTCTGGTTCGGGCTCGAGGCCTGGCGGTGGATGTTCCTCGCGATGTCGATCCCGGCGATCACCTACGGCCTGCTCGCGCTCACCATTCCGGAATCACCGCGCTACCTGGTGGCAAAGCACCGCATCGCGGCGGCGCGCAAGGTCCTGACCACGGTGCTCGGCGACAAACACGTCGACATCACGATCAATCGGATCGAGACCACCCTGGCCAGCGAGAAGCCGCCGAGCTGGCGGGACACGCTGAAGCCGGGCGGCCACGGGCTGCTGCCGATCGTCTGGGTCGGCATCCTGCTCTCGGTGTTCCAGCAGGCGGTCGGGATCAACGTGATCTTCTACTACTCGAACGTCCTGTGGGAATCGGTCGGCTTCACCGAGGACGACTCGTTCAAGATCACCGTGTTCACCTCGGTGGTGAACATCGCGACCACCCTGGTGGCGATCGCGTTGGTGGACCGGATCGGCCGCCGACCGTTGCTGCTGATCGGATCGGCCGGGATGGGCGTCACGCTCGCCGTGATGGCGTTGATCTTCGGTACCGCACCGGTGGTGGACGGTGCACCGGACCTGTCGGAGCACTGGGGCGGCGCCGCCGGGCCGGTCGCCCTGGTCGCGGCCAACCTGTTCGTCGTCGCCTTCGGCATGTCCTGGGGACCGGTCGTCTGGGTGTTACTGGGCGAGATGTTCCCCAACCGGATCCGGGCGGCCGCACTGTCGATGGCCGCCGCCGCACAATGGATCGCCAACTGGGCGATCACGACGTCGTTCCCGCCGCTCAAGGCGCTCTCGCTCGGCCTGGCCTACGGTATGTACGCGACGTTCGCGGTGCTCTCCTTCTTCTTCGTATCGAAATGGGTCTTCGAGACGAAGGGACGCACGCTCGAAGATATGCAGGTTCATCTCGGCGACACCTCGGCGACAGCGCGTTGA
- the glgA gene encoding glycogen synthase, whose amino-acid sequence MKVGLLTREFPPDVYGGAGVHVEFLARELRRLVELTVHCWGDDRVPADSAPPAPPAVGHRADPALAEANPALQTLSIDLTMAAGVAGVDLVHSHTWYANLGGHLAKLLYGIPHVVTTHSLEPLRPWKVEQLGGGYHVSTWAERTAIEHADAVIAVSNAMRADVLSQYPAVSPDRVAVIPNGIDTALYRPTTDRNAWAKHGLDPDRPTVLFVGRITRQKGVSHLVRAAAEFRPEAQVVLCAGAPDTPALAAEFADLVAALQAVRDGVVWLPTMLPQPEIIELLSGATVFACPSVYEPQGIVNLEAMACETAVVASAVGGIPDVVDDGTTGLLVPYDPAEPRRFEAAFAERVNRLLADPARAAEFGRAGRARAVRHFAWPALAERTVAVYRDAGAA is encoded by the coding sequence ATGAAGGTCGGCCTGCTCACCCGGGAGTTTCCGCCGGACGTGTACGGCGGTGCCGGCGTGCACGTGGAATTCCTCGCCCGCGAACTGCGTCGGCTGGTCGAGCTGACCGTGCACTGCTGGGGCGACGATCGGGTCCCGGCCGATTCGGCGCCGCCGGCGCCGCCGGCCGTCGGGCACCGGGCCGATCCGGCACTGGCCGAGGCGAACCCCGCGTTGCAGACGCTGTCGATCGACCTCACGATGGCGGCCGGAGTGGCCGGGGTGGATCTGGTGCACAGCCACACCTGGTACGCCAACCTGGGCGGGCATCTGGCCAAGCTGCTGTACGGAATCCCGCACGTGGTCACCACCCATTCACTGGAACCGTTGCGGCCGTGGAAGGTCGAGCAACTCGGCGGCGGCTACCACGTCTCCACCTGGGCCGAGCGCACCGCGATCGAGCACGCGGACGCGGTGATCGCGGTGAGCAACGCGATGCGCGCGGACGTGCTGTCGCAGTATCCGGCGGTGTCGCCGGATCGGGTTGCGGTGATCCCGAACGGGATCGACACCGCGCTGTACCGGCCCACCACGGACCGGAACGCGTGGGCGAAGCACGGCCTGGACCCGGATCGGCCGACCGTGCTGTTCGTCGGCCGGATCACCCGGCAGAAGGGGGTATCACACCTGGTCCGCGCGGCCGCCGAGTTCCGTCCCGAGGCGCAGGTGGTGCTCTGTGCCGGGGCGCCGGATACCCCGGCGCTGGCCGCCGAGTTCGCCGACCTGGTGGCGGCGCTGCAGGCCGTGCGCGATGGCGTGGTCTGGTTGCCGACCATGCTACCGCAGCCGGAGATCATCGAACTTCTTTCCGGTGCAACCGTTTTCGCCTGCCCATCGGTGTACGAGCCGCAGGGCATCGTCAACCTGGAGGCAATGGCCTGCGAGACCGCGGTGGTGGCCAGCGCGGTCGGTGGTATCCCGGACGTCGTCGACGACGGAACGACCGGGCTGCTGGTGCCCTACGACCCGGCCGAACCGCGGCGATTCGAGGCGGCATTCGCCGAACGGGTCAACCGATTGCTCGCCGACCCGGCCCGGGCAGCGGAGTTCGGCCGCGCCGGTCGCGCCCGAGCGGTCCGGCACTTCGCCTGGCCGGCCCTCGCCGAGCGGACGGTGGCGGTCTATCGGGATGCCGGAGCAGCCTGA
- a CDS encoding FAD-binding oxidoreductase, producing the protein MPPVWSATVVEHHRLRRDLAVVRLVGDAVPFLAGQSVSVAVPQQPRIARRLSPALPPSLDGKLEFHVRGVPAGWVSSAIVADTCPGDVWGISDPRGELTVDESGREVVMLAGGTGLAPLRALILELSRRPRPPRTRLFTGARSPRDLYADDMLYLLAAELDWLTVIPVVESPADPVWPDEWYDRSRVDVGFGAEQRRHGTLADMVARHEGFPGHQVLVCGSPAMTRTTIETLVANGTPAGDIRFDPPG; encoded by the coding sequence CTGCCGCCGGTGTGGAGCGCGACAGTGGTCGAGCATCATCGGCTCCGCCGGGATCTGGCGGTGGTCCGCCTGGTCGGCGACGCGGTGCCGTTCCTGGCCGGCCAATCGGTGTCGGTGGCGGTGCCGCAGCAACCGCGGATCGCCCGCCGGCTCTCCCCGGCCCTGCCACCGTCGCTGGACGGCAAGCTGGAATTCCACGTCCGTGGCGTGCCGGCGGGCTGGGTGAGTTCGGCGATCGTGGCCGATACCTGCCCCGGCGATGTCTGGGGGATCAGCGACCCCCGCGGCGAGCTGACCGTCGACGAGTCCGGCCGGGAGGTGGTGATGCTGGCCGGCGGCACCGGCCTGGCACCGCTGCGGGCGCTGATCCTGGAGCTGTCCCGGCGCCCGCGCCCCCCACGCACCCGCCTTTTCACCGGCGCCCGCAGCCCGCGCGACCTCTATGCCGACGACATGCTGTATCTGCTCGCCGCCGAACTGGACTGGCTGACCGTGATTCCGGTCGTGGAGTCACCGGCCGACCCGGTCTGGCCGGACGAGTGGTACGACCGGTCCCGGGTGGACGTCGGCTTCGGCGCCGAACAACGCCGGCACGGCACGCTGGCCGACATGGTCGCTCGGCACGAGGGATTTCCCGGGCATCAGGTGCTGGTCTGCGGTTCGCCGGCGATGACCCGCACGACGATCGAGACGTTGGTGGCCAACGGGACCCCCGCGGGCGACATCCGGTTCGACCCGCCCGGCTGA
- a CDS encoding heat shock protein transcriptional repressor HspR: MAAGESFEPEGESFVISVAARLSGMHAQTLRTYDRLGLVSPARTPGGGRRYSVRDVELLREVQRLSQEEGVNLAGIKRIIELTNQVEALQHRVAELLDEQEQSRRAPRRDLVPVPRSTAVVVWQPNRPISRRGDRG; this comes from the coding sequence ATGGCAGCGGGCGAGTCGTTCGAGCCCGAGGGCGAGTCCTTCGTGATCTCGGTGGCTGCCCGGCTGTCCGGGATGCATGCGCAGACGTTGCGTACCTACGACCGGCTCGGCCTGGTATCGCCGGCCCGCACCCCCGGGGGCGGCCGGCGATACTCGGTGCGCGACGTCGAGCTGCTGCGTGAGGTGCAGCGGCTGTCGCAGGAAGAGGGCGTGAACCTCGCCGGGATCAAACGGATCATCGAGCTGACCAATCAGGTCGAGGCGCTGCAGCACCGGGTCGCCGAGCTGCTCGACGAGCAGGAGCAGTCCCGGCGCGCGCCGCGCCGGGACCTGGTACCGGTGCCGCGCAGCACCGCGGTGGTGGTCTGGCAGCCCAACCGGCCGATCAGCCGCCGCGGTGACCGCGGCTAG
- a CDS encoding nitric oxide synthase oxygenase: protein MRECAEFYALPELSEVTPARRREVLRELEQTGYYTQTAEEILIGARLAWRNHARCVGRKHWRTLKLIDAREATTADEIAQACWQHLRRATNGGALQSVITVGPPPLPDGREYRIVSPQLIRYAGYRSSDGRVTGDPAHVELTELVQRLGWRGAGTPFDVLPLLISTPDEPLRWFDIPRELVLEVPIDHPEFEWFRTLGLKWHAVPAVANMNLEVGGLTYSVAPFSGWYVSTEVGARNFSDRYRYDMLPTIADLMGLDMSSERTLWRDRALVELTRAVIHSYRTAGVYMVDHHTVAKQFLDHVDREAKAGRSCPTDWSWINPPMSAGITPTFHRLYDPPDLDIRPNFTSRVKTGGCPLG from the coding sequence ATGCGCGAGTGCGCCGAGTTCTACGCGTTGCCGGAACTTTCCGAGGTGACCCCGGCGCGACGCCGCGAGGTGCTACGCGAACTGGAACAAACCGGTTATTACACCCAGACCGCCGAAGAAATCCTCATCGGTGCCCGGCTGGCATGGCGCAACCACGCCCGGTGCGTCGGCCGTAAGCACTGGCGCACGCTCAAGCTGATCGACGCCCGCGAGGCCACCACCGCCGACGAGATCGCCCAGGCCTGCTGGCAGCACCTGCGCCGGGCCACCAACGGGGGTGCGCTGCAGTCGGTGATCACCGTCGGCCCGCCACCGCTGCCGGACGGCCGCGAGTACCGAATCGTCAGCCCGCAGCTGATCCGCTACGCGGGCTATCGGAGCTCCGACGGTCGGGTGACCGGCGATCCGGCGCACGTCGAACTCACCGAGCTGGTGCAACGACTGGGCTGGCGCGGGGCCGGCACCCCGTTCGACGTGCTGCCGCTGCTGATCAGCACCCCGGACGAGCCGCTGCGCTGGTTCGACATCCCCCGGGAGCTGGTGCTGGAGGTGCCGATCGACCATCCCGAGTTCGAATGGTTCCGGACGCTCGGACTGAAATGGCACGCGGTTCCGGCCGTGGCGAACATGAACCTGGAGGTGGGTGGGCTCACCTACTCGGTGGCGCCGTTCAGCGGCTGGTATGTCAGCACCGAGGTAGGCGCACGCAACTTCAGCGATCGGTACCGGTACGACATGCTGCCGACGATTGCCGACCTGATGGGCCTGGACATGAGTTCCGAGCGGACGCTGTGGCGGGACCGGGCGCTGGTCGAGCTGACCCGGGCGGTGATTCACAGCTACCGGACCGCCGGGGTGTACATGGTGGATCACCACACGGTGGCCAAGCAGTTCCTCGACCACGTCGACCGCGAAGCCAAGGCCGGTCGGTCCTGCCCGACCGATTGGAGCTGGATCAACCCGCCGATGTCGGCCGGGATCACCCCGACCTTCCACCGGCTCTACGACCCGCCGGACCTGGACATCCGGCCGAACTTCACGTCCCGGGTGAAGACCGGCGGCTGCCCGCTCGGCTAG
- a CDS encoding FAD-binding oxidoreductase: MDQRAISLVRTNFRAVTGSPHGPAQLTNYFYAHLFGENPGLRGLFPATMHMQRERLVLAIDFVIAALDDPDRVREFLRQLALDHRKYGVEAGHYPAAGRAIIAAMRDFTSAVFWTDAIDAAWTQVAELITTEMSIGAASDDLPSTWSATVVGHHRLRDDVALVRLRSETQIPYEPGQYLPVQIPQRGRMWRYLSPAIPTNPYGEIEFHVRKVRGGWVSPSIVNETQVGDRWTLGAPLGGLRVDRTSGRDVLMISSGTGIAPLRAQLMEMAMKGHNPRVQLFLGGRYPCDLYDVSNLWQLSITNPWLTVVPICENATDPWWYTGPPTELPEGIQRSLVGPIGDVIAGIGSWSDRQIQICGSATMIRSTRKALIRAGTPAVQISYDQI, from the coding sequence GTGGATCAGCGGGCGATTTCGCTTGTCCGGACGAATTTCCGTGCGGTTACCGGATCCCCACACGGACCGGCGCAGTTGACAAACTATTTCTACGCGCATCTGTTCGGCGAGAATCCGGGCCTGCGGGGGTTGTTCCCCGCGACGATGCACATGCAACGCGAGCGACTGGTGCTCGCGATCGACTTCGTGATCGCCGCGTTGGACGACCCGGACCGGGTGCGGGAATTCCTCCGCCAGCTCGCGCTCGACCACCGCAAGTACGGGGTGGAGGCCGGGCATTATCCGGCAGCGGGTCGAGCGATCATCGCCGCGATGCGCGATTTCACCTCGGCGGTGTTCTGGACCGACGCGATCGACGCCGCCTGGACCCAGGTGGCCGAGCTGATCACGACCGAGATGAGCATCGGCGCCGCATCCGACGACCTGCCGTCGACCTGGTCGGCCACCGTCGTCGGGCACCATCGGCTGCGCGACGACGTGGCGTTGGTCCGGCTGCGGTCGGAAACCCAGATCCCGTACGAGCCCGGCCAGTATCTGCCGGTGCAGATCCCGCAGCGGGGCCGGATGTGGCGGTACCTGTCGCCGGCTATTCCGACCAATCCGTACGGCGAGATCGAATTCCATGTCCGCAAGGTCCGCGGCGGCTGGGTGAGCCCGTCGATCGTGAACGAGACCCAGGTGGGCGATCGGTGGACGCTCGGCGCGCCGCTGGGCGGGTTACGCGTGGACCGGACGAGCGGCCGTGACGTCCTGATGATCAGCTCGGGCACCGGGATCGCGCCGCTGCGCGCCCAGCTGATGGAAATGGCGATGAAGGGACACAACCCCCGGGTGCAGCTGTTCCTCGGCGGCCGCTACCCGTGCGATCTGTACGACGTGTCGAACCTGTGGCAGCTGTCGATCACCAATCCCTGGCTCACGGTGGTACCGATCTGCGAGAACGCCACCGACCCCTGGTGGTACACCGGGCCGCCCACCGAGCTGCCCGAAGGCATCCAGCGCAGCCTGGTCGGACCGATCGGAGACGTGATCGCCGGCATCGGCTCGTGGAGCGACCGGCAGATCCAGATCTGTGGCAGCGCGACGATGATCCGGTCCACCCGCAAAGCGCTGATCCGCGCCGGCACCCCCGCGGTCCAGATCAGCTACGACCAGATCTAG
- the pgm gene encoding phosphoglucomutase (alpha-D-glucose-1,6-bisphosphate-dependent): MSENPRAGTPAQPADLVDLDRLAAAYHDLHPDPDVVGQRVAFGTSGHRGSALDRTFNDDHIAATSQAICDYRAAQGTAGPLFLGRDTHALSEPAWRTAIEVCCANEVDVRIDTADGYTPTPAVSHAILRYNRAGHGYDARPPADGIVVTPSHNPPRDGGFKYNPPDGGPADTTVTSWIADRANALLAAGLAGVRRIPFDRAVPQRYDFLGSYVDDLGSMIDFSAIRSAGIRIGADPMGGASVAYWAAIADRYQLDLTVVNDRVDPQFGFMTLDWDGKIRMDCSSPYAMASLVARRAEFDIATGNDADADRHGIVTADGGLMNPNHYLAVAADYLFRHRSGWPAGAAVGKTAVSSSIIDRVTADLGRRLYEVPVGFKWFVPGLVGGDLGFGGEESAGASFLRTDGTVWTTDKDGIVLALLAAEIQAVTGTSPSARYAELTEKFGAPSYARIDVATSRAAKARLAQLSAADVGANELAGEPITAILTRAPGNDAPLGGIKVVTDSGWFAARPSGTEDAYKIYAESFRGPHHLAQLQDEARQVVATALGAEAAA; encoded by the coding sequence ATGTCCGAGAATCCCCGCGCCGGGACCCCGGCACAGCCCGCCGACCTGGTCGACCTCGACCGATTGGCGGCGGCGTACCACGACCTGCATCCCGATCCCGACGTCGTCGGCCAGCGGGTGGCCTTCGGCACCTCCGGACATCGGGGCAGCGCGTTGGACCGCACCTTCAACGACGACCACATCGCCGCGACCAGCCAGGCGATCTGCGATTACCGAGCCGCGCAGGGCACCGCCGGTCCGCTGTTCCTGGGCCGGGACACGCACGCGCTGTCCGAGCCGGCCTGGCGCACCGCGATCGAGGTGTGCTGCGCCAACGAGGTGGACGTCCGGATCGACACCGCCGACGGCTACACCCCGACCCCGGCGGTATCGCACGCCATCTTGCGGTACAACCGGGCCGGGCACGGCTACGACGCCCGTCCCCCGGCGGACGGGATCGTCGTCACCCCATCGCACAACCCGCCCCGGGACGGGGGTTTCAAGTACAACCCACCCGACGGTGGGCCGGCCGACACCACCGTGACGTCCTGGATCGCCGACCGGGCGAACGCGCTGCTGGCCGCCGGACTGGCCGGAGTACGGCGGATTCCGTTCGATCGTGCCGTACCGCAGCGCTACGACTTCCTCGGCAGCTACGTCGACGACCTGGGTTCGATGATCGACTTCAGCGCGATCCGGTCGGCCGGAATCCGGATCGGCGCCGACCCGATGGGCGGTGCCTCGGTGGCCTATTGGGCCGCGATCGCTGATCGCTACCAGCTCGACCTCACCGTGGTCAACGATCGGGTCGATCCGCAGTTCGGGTTCATGACCCTGGACTGGGACGGCAAGATCCGGATGGACTGCTCGTCGCCGTACGCGATGGCCTCGCTGGTCGCCCGGCGCGCCGAGTTCGACATCGCGACCGGCAACGACGCCGACGCCGACCGGCACGGCATCGTGACCGCCGACGGTGGGCTGATGAACCCGAACCACTACCTGGCGGTCGCGGCCGACTATCTGTTCCGGCACCGGTCCGGCTGGCCGGCCGGCGCCGCGGTGGGCAAGACCGCGGTCAGTTCGTCGATCATCGATCGGGTGACCGCCGACCTCGGCCGGCGGTTGTACGAGGTGCCGGTCGGCTTCAAGTGGTTCGTCCCCGGGCTGGTCGGCGGGGATCTCGGCTTCGGCGGCGAGGAAAGCGCGGGCGCCTCGTTCCTGCGCACCGACGGCACCGTCTGGACCACCGACAAGGACGGAATCGTGCTGGCCCTGCTGGCCGCGGAGATCCAGGCGGTCACCGGAACCAGCCCGTCGGCCCGCTACGCCGAGCTGACCGAGAAGTTCGGTGCGCCGAGCTATGCCCGGATCGACGTCGCCACCAGCCGCGCGGCCAAGGCCCGGCTGGCGCAGCTGTCCGCGGCCGACGTCGGCGCGAACGAGCTCGCCGGGGAGCCGATCACCGCGATTCTGACCCGCGCCCCCGGCAACGATGCACCGCTGGGCGGGATCAAGGTGGTCACCGACTCCGGCTGGTTCGCCGCTCGTCCGTCGGGCACCGAGGACGCCTACAAGATCTACGCCGAGAGTTTCCGCGGCCCACACCATCTCGCACAGCTCCAGGACGAGGCGCGGCAGGTGGTCGCGACCGCGCTCGGCGCCGAGGCGGCCGCATGA